In the genome of Manis javanica isolate MJ-LG chromosome 17, MJ_LKY, whole genome shotgun sequence, one region contains:
- the PSMC4 gene encoding 26S proteasome regulatory subunit 6B isoform X2, whose translation MVTLTAGMREPCDVRNLLRTFEGRWGLDEIPALSVSRPQTGLSFLGPEPEDLEDLYSRYKKLQQELEFLEVQEEYIKDEQKNLKKEFLHAQEEVKRIQSIPLVIGQFLEAVDQNTAIVGSTTGSNYYVRILSTIDRELLKPNASVALHKHSNALVDVLPPEADSSIMMLTSDQKPDVMYADIGGMDIQKQEVREAVELPLTHFELYKQIGIDPPRGVLMYGPPGCGKTMLAKAVAHHTTAAFIRVVGSEFVQKYLGEGPRMVRDVFRLAKENAPAIIFIDEIDAIATKRFDAQTGADREVQRILLELLNQMDGFDQNVNVKVIMATNRADTLDPALLRPGRLDRKIEFPLPDRRQKRLIFSTITSKMNLSEEVDLEDYVARPDKISGADINSICQESGMLAVRENRYIVLAKDFEKAYKTVIKKDEQEHEFYK comes from the exons ATGGTGACCTTAACAGCTGGTATGAGAGAGCCCTGTGACGTCAGGAACCTGTTGAGGACGTTTGAAGGGCGTTGGGGTCTG GATGAGATCCCAGCATTGTCTGTGTCACGGCCCCAGACTGGCCTGTCCTTCCTGGGACCTGAACCTGAGGACCTGGAGGACCTGTACAGCCGCTACAAG AAGTTACAGCAAGAGCTAGAGTTCCTGGAGGTACAGGAGGAGTACATCAAGGATGAGCAAAAGAACCTGAAGAAGGAATTCCTCCATGCCCAGGAGGAGGTGAAGCGAATCCAGAGCATCCCACTAGTCATTGGGCAGTTTCTGGAGGCTGTGGATCAGAATACAGCCATCGTGGGCTCCACCACAG GCTCCAACTACTATGTGCGCATCCTGAGCACCATTGATCGGGAGCTGCTCAAGCCCAACGCCTCGGTGGCTCTGCACAAGCACAGCAATGCCCTGGTGGATGTGCTGCCTCCTGAGGCCGACAGCAGCATCATGATGCTCACCTCAG ACCAGAAGCCAGACGTGATGTACGCAGACATTGGGGGCATGGACATCCAGAAGCAGGAGGTGCGGGAAGCTGTGGAGCTCCCACTTACACATTTTGAGCTCTACAAGCAG ATCGGCATCGACCCTCCCCGAGGGGTCCTCATGTATGGCCCACCTGGCTGTGGGAAGACCATGTTGGCAAAAGCTGTGGCTCATCACACGACAG CTGCATTTATCCGGGTCGTGGGGTCGGAGTTTGTACAGAAGTACCTGGGTGAGGGCCCTCGAATGGTCCGAGATGTGTTCCGCCTGGCCAAGGAGAACGCACCTGCCATCATCTTCATAGATGAAATCGATGCCATTGCCACCAAGAGATTTGATGCCCAGACAGGGG CTGACAGAGAAGTTCAAAGAATCCTGCTAGAGCTGCTCAATCAAATGGATGGATTTGACCAGAATGTCAATGTCAAG GTGATTATGGCCACGAACCGAGCAGACACCCTGGATCCTGCCCTGCTGCGGCCAGGACGTCTTGACCGTAAAATTGAATTTCCACTTCCTGACCGCCGCCAGAAGAGATTGATTTTCTCCACTATTACCAGCAAAATGAATCTCTCAGAGGAGGTTGACTTGGAAGATT ATGTCGCCAGACCAGACAAGATTTCAGGAGCTGATATCAACTCCATCTGTCAGGAG AGTGGAATGTTGGCTGTCCGTGAGAACCGCTATATTGTTCTGGCCAAGGACTTCGAGAAAGCATACAAGACGGTCATCAAGAAGGATGAGCAGGAGCATGAATTTTACAAGTGA
- the PSMC4 gene encoding 26S proteasome regulatory subunit 6B isoform X1, with the protein MEEIGILVEKAQDEIPALSVSRPQTGLSFLGPEPEDLEDLYSRYKKLQQELEFLEVQEEYIKDEQKNLKKEFLHAQEEVKRIQSIPLVIGQFLEAVDQNTAIVGSTTGSNYYVRILSTIDRELLKPNASVALHKHSNALVDVLPPEADSSIMMLTSDQKPDVMYADIGGMDIQKQEVREAVELPLTHFELYKQIGIDPPRGVLMYGPPGCGKTMLAKAVAHHTTAAFIRVVGSEFVQKYLGEGPRMVRDVFRLAKENAPAIIFIDEIDAIATKRFDAQTGADREVQRILLELLNQMDGFDQNVNVKVIMATNRADTLDPALLRPGRLDRKIEFPLPDRRQKRLIFSTITSKMNLSEEVDLEDYVARPDKISGADINSICQESGMLAVRENRYIVLAKDFEKAYKTVIKKDEQEHEFYK; encoded by the exons ATGGAGGAGATAGGCATCCTGGTGGAGAAAGCTCAG GATGAGATCCCAGCATTGTCTGTGTCACGGCCCCAGACTGGCCTGTCCTTCCTGGGACCTGAACCTGAGGACCTGGAGGACCTGTACAGCCGCTACAAG AAGTTACAGCAAGAGCTAGAGTTCCTGGAGGTACAGGAGGAGTACATCAAGGATGAGCAAAAGAACCTGAAGAAGGAATTCCTCCATGCCCAGGAGGAGGTGAAGCGAATCCAGAGCATCCCACTAGTCATTGGGCAGTTTCTGGAGGCTGTGGATCAGAATACAGCCATCGTGGGCTCCACCACAG GCTCCAACTACTATGTGCGCATCCTGAGCACCATTGATCGGGAGCTGCTCAAGCCCAACGCCTCGGTGGCTCTGCACAAGCACAGCAATGCCCTGGTGGATGTGCTGCCTCCTGAGGCCGACAGCAGCATCATGATGCTCACCTCAG ACCAGAAGCCAGACGTGATGTACGCAGACATTGGGGGCATGGACATCCAGAAGCAGGAGGTGCGGGAAGCTGTGGAGCTCCCACTTACACATTTTGAGCTCTACAAGCAG ATCGGCATCGACCCTCCCCGAGGGGTCCTCATGTATGGCCCACCTGGCTGTGGGAAGACCATGTTGGCAAAAGCTGTGGCTCATCACACGACAG CTGCATTTATCCGGGTCGTGGGGTCGGAGTTTGTACAGAAGTACCTGGGTGAGGGCCCTCGAATGGTCCGAGATGTGTTCCGCCTGGCCAAGGAGAACGCACCTGCCATCATCTTCATAGATGAAATCGATGCCATTGCCACCAAGAGATTTGATGCCCAGACAGGGG CTGACAGAGAAGTTCAAAGAATCCTGCTAGAGCTGCTCAATCAAATGGATGGATTTGACCAGAATGTCAATGTCAAG GTGATTATGGCCACGAACCGAGCAGACACCCTGGATCCTGCCCTGCTGCGGCCAGGACGTCTTGACCGTAAAATTGAATTTCCACTTCCTGACCGCCGCCAGAAGAGATTGATTTTCTCCACTATTACCAGCAAAATGAATCTCTCAGAGGAGGTTGACTTGGAAGATT ATGTCGCCAGACCAGACAAGATTTCAGGAGCTGATATCAACTCCATCTGTCAGGAG AGTGGAATGTTGGCTGTCCGTGAGAACCGCTATATTGTTCTGGCCAAGGACTTCGAGAAAGCATACAAGACGGTCATCAAGAAGGATGAGCAGGAGCATGAATTTTACAAGTGA